The Candidatus Anoxymicrobium japonicum genome includes the window CAACCATCCACTGTTCCCGCCATTGTCACAAGCGATCGAAGTCCGCACTCTCCCGCCTCGTCCACGAGGCGACTGTCAAGCTCAAAGAGACCTGTAAAATCGCCGCTCGACACGATGTCCACGATAAGCGCGTCAAATTCGGCGCCACGCGGGCTATACCCCGCCGGGGCCGTCGGGATAAGCCGGTGTGACATGTCTCCAGATGCGATGAACACGGCTTTTCGCCCAACGGATTCCACAGCCTTTCTTATAGCAATGCCCATCATGTAATGCGCCTCGAAGTCCAGAAGAGACAGAGACAGGCACACGAGCGGGTAAGAGCGCTTCGCGAGGAAGTACAGGGGAACCAGTATGCCGTGATCGAGATCGCCCGCGCCGCGCTCCCCCGTGGCCTCGCACGGTACCCCCATCTCTCGCGCGCGCTTCAAGACCGCCATGGCAAGTTCAATATCCGAAACGGCATCGACGCGAACCTGCGGCGCCCCGAACATGGAAAATGAGCCACCCAGCGCCGGAGCGGTTTTTACCGTGAACGCGTTCCTGCATATCGGGGTGTGTGGAGACATAATGACAAGAACGTCAGGGGCCACCTCTTCGATCTCGGAAGCGAGGGTTTCGAGAGCGGCCGCGCTCTTTTGAACATGCCTTACCTCGCCCCCCCCAACTTCTGGCACGAGAATTGGAGGGTGAGGCGCCACACAGCACAACTTCAGGTATTCCACGGGATTTATCCCTTGCCCTGATGTCCCTTGATGATTTTCAGCGCTGTCTTTCGGGCTCTGTCAAACGCTTCCTTGCCGCGCGCCTCGATATAGACGCGAACCATCGGCTCAGTCCCGGAAGCGCGAACGAGCATCCACGTGTCGGCGGCGGTAATGACTTTCACGCCGTCGCTCAAGTTTACTTTTACAACGTCTTCATCCCCCAGCGCGCGGGGAGGGTTCTCGCTTAACGAATCCATAAGGGTTTCTTTGCGGCTTTCCGGCAGTTTGACGTCAATCCGTTCGTCAAAGCACGGGCCGAACTCGTTGTAAATGTTTTCCAGAAGCTCGGACAACGGCTTCTTGAACCGCGCGGCGATCTCGATGAGGATCAGGCCGGCCATGAGACCGTCTTTCTCGGGGATATGCCCCGCGACGCTCACGCCCCCGCTCTCTTCACCGCCCAGAATAATCATCTTCTTGCGCATGAGTTCGCCGATGTACTTGAAGCCGACCGGCGTCTCCAGCACACGGCAGCCGTTGTGCTCGGCGATGGTGTCGAGCATGTGGGTGGTCGCTATCGAGCGGGCTACGGCGCCTCCCGTTGGTTTGTAGGTGAGCAGGTACCACAACATCAGCGTCAGGGCCTTGTTTGGGGTGAGGTAGACGCCTTTCGAATCCACGACACCAAATCGGTCGGCGTCTCCGTCGAGCGCGATTCCCAGGTCGGACTTGTTGACGAGCACCGCTTTTTTGCACTCCGTGAGATTGGGCTCGATTGGCTCAGGGAGCAGACCCCCGAACTCGGAGTCAAGGTGGCAGTGGAGTGGGGTCACGTGCGCGTCCATGTGCGCGAGCGCTCTCATGAAAACATTCTGACCTGACCCGTACATTGGATCGAAAAGTATTTTTACGTGAGAGCGTTCTATCATCGATCGTTCCACGAGACTCAAGAGTTGTTTGATGTATTCATTGCTGACGTCGAGCTTCTTGATGGGCGCCAGCGTCCTGTCGACAGGCGGATCGGTGTGGCCTTCCTCGAGGATCGCTCCAATTTCCCATTCGATGTCGCCGGTGATGTCGGGTGTCGCCGGTCCCCCGTAATGGGGAATGAACTTGATCCCGTTATACTCCGGAGGGTTATGGCTCGCGGTGAGCATGATCGCGCCAGCGGCGCCAATGTGCTTGACCGCGAACGCCGCTTGCGGCGTCGGGCAGAAAGTTTCCATGCGCAAAGCGGCGATTCCGTTTTTCATCAAGACGTTTGAGACCAGGTCCGCGAATCCTTCCGAGTGTGCCCTGGTATCGTAAGCGACCACGCACCCTTTTTGCGCGAGCTCTTTCTCATAGAGATAATTGCAGATCGCTTGCGTCACAATTTCGACATTTGTCCGGTTGAAGTCCGTGTTTACAGTCGAGCGCCACCCGTCTGTGCCAAATGTAATTTCAGTCATGTCGCCACTTCCCGTGTAAACAAGCCAACTTCAAAAAGTATAACACCAACGTCGCCTCAGTCAGGTCAGGGGTCAGGCACCGTCTACCGCTAAAGCGGTAGACGTTGCCTGACCCCTTCCTCAAGAATTCTTTATCTCGGCCTCGAAAGTGTCCAGTACGGCTTTGCAGTCGGCTTCGCCATCGCCTTCCGCGTAGAGGTGAAGGACCGGCTCTTGAGGATCCGGAAGCACGAGTGCCCAGCGCCTGCCGCCATCGTAAGATATTTTTATGCCGTCGGTTGAATCGATGACGTCGTCCTGATGAGTCTCGAGCAGCACCCTCATGACGG containing:
- a CDS encoding phosphoglucomutase; this encodes MTEITFGTDGWRSTVNTDFNRTNVEIVTQAICNYLYEKELAQKGCVVAYDTRAHSEGFADLVSNVLMKNGIAALRMETFCPTPQAAFAVKHIGAAGAIMLTASHNPPEYNGIKFIPHYGGPATPDITGDIEWEIGAILEEGHTDPPVDRTLAPIKKLDVSNEYIKQLLSLVERSMIERSHVKILFDPMYGSGQNVFMRALAHMDAHVTPLHCHLDSEFGGLLPEPIEPNLTECKKAVLVNKSDLGIALDGDADRFGVVDSKGVYLTPNKALTLMLWYLLTYKPTGGAVARSIATTHMLDTIAEHNGCRVLETPVGFKYIGELMRKKMIILGGEESGGVSVAGHIPEKDGLMAGLILIEIAARFKKPLSELLENIYNEFGPCFDERIDVKLPESRKETLMDSLSENPPRALGDEDVVKVNLSDGVKVITAADTWMLVRASGTEPMVRVYIEARGKEAFDRARKTALKIIKGHQGKG